A section of the Rossellomorea marisflavi genome encodes:
- a CDS encoding helix-turn-helix domain-containing protein yields the protein MGQIGKRIRQIRKRNGKTLADVAGDKLSVSMLSLIENGKSNPTMDNLRHIARMLEVGVSELIGESEGETTELWRQVEECLSEKGFTDPDRVYGLIHPHLDEIAHTYHGAEVFKMYAYLLALKGDQAGATQYIEKAEGVFLNLGHRQKATETRRDLSMFHFLNGQYEEALETILELKRLMETEPEMTETPALKIKVFYNIGGIHLALGNREAGRDFLYEAAQESARTRDMTRDHEILSNGGYLALIQGDMERYRYYHDRLALLVQLTDAEEVRFAYYFLKMLHAYLIEGNPEEIVGLHALYEEQPVKDKAMKLVMDSYMNLYLGIAYFHLGEHDKALGYLSQVHVQNPMARHPYDVATKAESYAYSALILFRKGETEEAKKEAISGRESVLPLIDHPSRDFVLSVYEEVMNQTGAMKEPQGSLHAKWKEQL from the coding sequence ATGGGGCAGATCGGAAAGCGGATTCGGCAGATCCGGAAGCGAAATGGAAAAACACTGGCTGATGTGGCCGGGGATAAGCTTTCGGTGAGCATGTTGAGTCTGATTGAAAATGGGAAGTCCAACCCCACCATGGACAACCTCCGGCACATTGCCCGGATGCTTGAAGTGGGCGTCAGTGAATTGATCGGGGAAAGTGAAGGGGAAACGACGGAGCTTTGGAGGCAGGTCGAGGAGTGTTTATCGGAAAAAGGATTCACCGATCCTGACCGGGTGTACGGCCTGATCCATCCCCATCTCGATGAAATTGCACACACGTACCACGGTGCGGAGGTCTTTAAGATGTATGCCTATCTATTGGCCCTGAAGGGTGATCAGGCAGGTGCCACTCAATATATTGAAAAAGCCGAAGGGGTCTTTCTCAACCTGGGGCACAGGCAAAAAGCAACCGAAACCCGTCGGGATCTTTCTATGTTCCATTTTCTGAACGGCCAGTATGAAGAAGCATTGGAGACCATCCTTGAACTCAAACGGTTGATGGAAACAGAGCCGGAGATGACAGAGACCCCCGCGCTTAAGATCAAAGTGTTTTACAACATCGGCGGGATTCACCTGGCACTCGGTAATCGGGAAGCAGGAAGGGACTTTCTATATGAAGCAGCACAGGAGAGTGCCCGGACGAGGGATATGACACGGGATCATGAAATCCTTTCAAACGGTGGATATCTTGCCTTGATTCAAGGGGACATGGAGAGGTACCGCTACTACCATGATCGTTTGGCGCTGCTCGTCCAACTGACGGATGCAGAAGAAGTCCGGTTTGCCTATTACTTTTTAAAGATGTTACACGCCTATCTAATAGAAGGAAATCCAGAAGAAATCGTTGGCCTTCATGCCCTCTATGAGGAGCAACCCGTTAAAGATAAGGCAATGAAGCTTGTGATGGACAGTTATATGAATCTGTATCTTGGAATAGCTTATTTCCATCTCGGTGAGCATGACAAGGCATTGGGGTATCTATCTCAAGTCCACGTACAGAATCCCATGGCCCGACACCCTTATGACGTGGCCACCAAAGCAGAATCGTATGCCTACAGTGCCCTGATCCTTTTTCGTAAAGGGGAAACAGAAGAAGCAAAGAAAGAAGCTATTAGTGGCAGGGAGTCCGTACTGCCACTAATTGACCATCCGTCAAGGGACTTTGTCCTTTCTGTATATGAAGAGGTCATGAATCAAACGGGTGCCATGAAGGAGCCTCAAGGCTCCCTTCATGCAAAATGGAAAGAACAACTATAA
- a CDS encoding VanZ family protein, which translates to MNRIIKSIIILSFIVYIAVCVNLLFLDQRTFGASEITYAQYIRFSSNFIPFRTILTYLQALITGSLPINIPITNLGGNLIAFLPMGLYLPLLFRRMRSVKALILTMTIMILGVESTQLITKTGSFDVDDIILNVSGSLIGYWIFTWDWVQKLLFISKTSHTRRKAA; encoded by the coding sequence ATGAATCGCATCATCAAATCCATTATCATCCTAAGCTTCATCGTGTACATCGCCGTTTGCGTGAATCTGCTTTTCCTTGACCAAAGGACATTCGGGGCAAGTGAGATCACGTATGCCCAGTACATCCGCTTCAGCTCGAACTTCATACCGTTCCGTACGATCTTGACCTATTTGCAGGCTCTCATCACGGGATCTCTTCCCATCAACATCCCGATCACGAACCTGGGAGGGAATCTCATTGCTTTCCTTCCCATGGGCCTTTACCTGCCACTCCTTTTCCGAAGGATGCGCAGTGTCAAAGCGTTGATCCTCACCATGACCATCATGATCCTGGGTGTAGAATCGACCCAACTCATCACCAAAACGGGAAGCTTCGATGTGGATGACATCATCCTGAACGTCAGCGGCAGCCTGATCGGCTACTGGATCTTTACCTGGGATTGGGTGCAGAAACTGCTATTCATATCCAAGACGAGTCATACGCGCAGAAAAGCGGCATAA
- a CDS encoding DUF7305 domain-containing protein, translated as MFKKYLTNERGMSLLMVLLLMTVLTVLGMGVMSIVINNTKTTSSERDNQSAYYIAEAGITKQMKAAEDAARKLYPLQSTAPAFYTNLESQIVKTTNLTDFATSFGEKPSAKVTIAKVSGENPRRYKITSVGTIGKRTKQLEKTFTISWEMKGGLPLNKDLAVYTDTTISLSGGAHIKGNMGTNSKAASTIQFDGGAGIDGNIYVPKGSENIAIYKPDYMKVPQPQPFKEQAQFQLPPFPSYPSYPLHPNVTVGNEYNKYNVINNGVLQVDNYLAADYELKLNNNTAFKEIKMGSNYTLYINVGNTDKAIVVDHLNVQNGHIILKGTGKLTIYVKNEISMGSGSTVNNDSDIKRLNIYLAKSTASSSVKLGGNQKIFGSLYAENADIEMNGSGGFQGHIFTGGKNVTITGGARAYSTLIYAPNSTFQVLGGCTVKGMIVSKSFEGAGGADVIYESINLNDVPFAPGGSTEIPDGLITSDPVREK; from the coding sequence ATGTTTAAAAAATACCTCACAAATGAACGGGGCATGTCCCTCCTGATGGTCCTCCTTCTCATGACCGTCCTGACGGTGCTCGGGATGGGTGTGATGAGCATCGTCATCAATAACACGAAGACCACTTCATCCGAACGGGACAATCAATCTGCCTATTACATCGCCGAAGCCGGCATCACCAAGCAGATGAAGGCTGCCGAGGACGCGGCGCGCAAGCTCTACCCACTTCAATCGACCGCACCGGCCTTTTACACCAACCTAGAGTCCCAAATCGTGAAAACGACCAATCTCACTGATTTCGCCACTTCATTCGGAGAGAAGCCTTCAGCCAAAGTGACCATAGCCAAGGTATCGGGTGAAAACCCGCGTCGGTACAAAATCACCTCCGTCGGCACCATCGGAAAACGAACCAAGCAGCTGGAGAAGACGTTTACGATCAGCTGGGAGATGAAGGGCGGGCTTCCCCTCAACAAAGACCTGGCCGTATACACCGATACAACCATTTCCCTTTCCGGTGGAGCCCACATCAAAGGAAATATGGGGACGAATTCCAAGGCAGCAAGCACGATTCAATTCGACGGCGGTGCCGGGATCGACGGGAACATCTATGTACCAAAGGGATCCGAGAATATAGCCATCTACAAACCTGATTATATGAAGGTTCCGCAACCTCAACCATTCAAAGAACAGGCACAGTTTCAGCTACCTCCTTTTCCTTCCTACCCAAGCTACCCGCTTCACCCAAATGTGACAGTGGGAAATGAATACAATAAATACAACGTGATCAATAATGGTGTCCTGCAGGTGGATAACTATCTTGCAGCTGATTATGAACTCAAGCTTAATAACAATACCGCCTTCAAGGAAATCAAAATGGGCTCCAATTATACCCTTTATATCAATGTCGGAAATACGGACAAGGCCATCGTGGTGGATCACCTCAATGTCCAAAACGGACACATCATCCTGAAAGGGACAGGCAAACTCACGATCTACGTCAAGAATGAGATCAGCATGGGATCCGGGAGCACGGTGAATAATGATAGTGACATCAAGCGCCTGAACATCTACCTGGCCAAATCCACCGCATCATCCAGCGTCAAACTGGGAGGCAATCAGAAGATCTTCGGTTCCCTCTATGCTGAAAATGCAGATATCGAAATGAACGGAAGCGGCGGATTTCAGGGTCACATTTTCACAGGAGGGAAGAATGTCACCATCACCGGTGGTGCACGTGCGTATTCCACTCTGATCTACGCTCCGAATTCAACATTTCAAGTTCTCGGGGGCTGTACGGTCAAAGGTATGATCGTATCAAAATCGTTTGAAGGAGCTGGAGGCGCAGATGTCATCTATGAATCCATCAATCTCAATGACGTCCCGTTTGCCCCTGGCGGAAGCACCGAAATCCCTGATGGGCTCATCACCTCCGACCCGGTCAGGGAAAAATAA
- a CDS encoding PilW family protein: MKKLIHNERGVTLIELLGAMVVLAIVMVLIANVQIFGQKQFVNQTEQVSHEADVRLAMNLLTKEIRSASSISVTNNTIQTDTGKIELKGSTLQKGSKVIGENIASFSASQKDGNVTLTLKSKTNENKKASSLSTTLYIRK; this comes from the coding sequence ATGAAGAAGCTGATCCATAATGAACGCGGTGTCACCCTGATCGAACTGTTGGGGGCCATGGTCGTCCTCGCCATCGTCATGGTCCTGATCGCCAACGTCCAGATCTTTGGACAAAAGCAGTTCGTCAATCAAACGGAACAAGTATCCCACGAAGCAGATGTCAGGCTTGCCATGAATCTCCTGACGAAAGAAATCCGTTCCGCCTCTTCGATCTCTGTGACAAACAACACCATCCAGACCGATACAGGAAAAATCGAGCTTAAAGGCAGTACCCTGCAAAAAGGGTCCAAAGTCATCGGTGAGAATATCGCCTCCTTCTCAGCCAGCCAAAAAGACGGGAACGTTACCCTCACCCTTAAGAGCAAGACAAACGAAAACAAAAAAGCATCCTCATTATCCACGACACTGTACATAAGGAAGTGA
- a CDS encoding type IV pilus modification PilV family protein, translating into MKRILQYTRNARGITLVEILASLVILSVILAVFVPLFGHSMTSTKVSEDMLDATYVAQTTMEELHQQMTTLNETSIGSLKNATYLRKDTERYYYKKETSEAYIEISIKTPVDGLSSVLVKVYPNSGKSKLLAQMETINRWGKTP; encoded by the coding sequence ATGAAACGAATCCTTCAATATACGCGCAACGCCCGCGGTATCACCCTTGTTGAAATTCTTGCGTCACTGGTCATCTTAAGTGTCATCCTCGCGGTATTCGTGCCCCTGTTCGGCCACTCCATGACCTCGACAAAAGTGTCGGAGGACATGCTGGATGCCACCTACGTCGCCCAGACGACGATGGAAGAACTCCACCAGCAGATGACGACGCTTAATGAAACCTCGATCGGCTCATTAAAAAACGCCACCTACCTAAGAAAAGACACAGAGCGCTACTACTATAAAAAAGAAACGTCAGAAGCCTATATCGAAATCTCCATCAAAACACCCGTGGATGGACTATCCAGCGTCCTGGTCAAGGTGTACCCGAATTCCGGGAAGAGCAAACTCCTCGCTCAGATGGAGACGATCAACCGCTGGGGGAAAACACCATGA
- the dnaN gene encoding DNA polymerase III subunit beta, producing MKITIMSEVFHQALGDVVRAVSTRTPMPVLTGVHLVATEEGLTLVGSDSDLIITRELPAEAGMLDVEQPGAIVLPARYLAEIVKKLSGPIHLQLIDDTTADIRCGEIKTKLKGFPSDDYPKLPVMEESETLQLDASKWMEMLKQTVFAVSKSEAKPVLTGVHISMGEGRLTSVATDSHRLAYRETKIDQHIDRACIVPYQAIGELIKLWDGKTEVVEVAMNEHHIHCRLGETSLYSRLIDGKYPNVSGLIPEGSETLVKMETKQLLKGVDRACLFAGEWKNHNVYITIHDGRMKLSSAATQLGNIEESQRIMEIEGTEEMKMTLDGKYLMEALRSVKEETVTLQFGGIMKPVIIRPEGNATHLQLISPVRAY from the coding sequence GTGAAGATCACGATTATGAGTGAGGTGTTCCACCAGGCGTTGGGAGATGTGGTGAGGGCGGTTTCGACGAGAACGCCGATGCCGGTACTGACGGGTGTGCATCTTGTAGCGACGGAGGAAGGGCTCACGCTTGTCGGCAGTGATTCCGACCTGATTATCACGAGGGAGCTGCCTGCTGAAGCGGGGATGCTCGACGTTGAGCAGCCGGGAGCGATTGTCCTTCCTGCCAGGTATTTGGCTGAGATCGTCAAGAAGCTCTCGGGTCCGATCCACCTTCAGCTGATCGACGACACGACGGCCGACATCCGGTGTGGGGAAATCAAGACGAAGCTGAAGGGCTTCCCTTCCGATGACTATCCGAAGCTTCCCGTCATGGAAGAAAGTGAAACCCTTCAGCTTGATGCCTCCAAATGGATGGAAATGCTGAAGCAGACCGTATTTGCCGTTTCGAAAAGTGAAGCAAAACCGGTCCTGACCGGTGTACATATTTCAATGGGAGAGGGGCGGCTCACGTCAGTTGCCACCGATTCACACCGCCTCGCCTACCGTGAAACGAAAATTGATCAACATATCGACCGGGCATGCATCGTTCCGTATCAGGCGATCGGGGAACTCATCAAACTGTGGGACGGAAAGACAGAGGTTGTAGAGGTGGCCATGAACGAGCATCATATCCACTGCCGTCTAGGCGAAACCAGTCTCTATTCCCGCTTGATTGATGGGAAGTATCCTAACGTATCGGGCCTCATTCCGGAAGGCAGTGAGACGCTCGTGAAGATGGAGACGAAGCAGCTGTTGAAAGGTGTCGACCGTGCGTGCCTGTTTGCCGGGGAATGGAAGAATCATAATGTCTACATCACCATTCACGACGGAAGGATGAAGCTTTCCTCTGCCGCCACACAGCTGGGGAATATCGAGGAATCCCAAAGGATCATGGAGATCGAAGGCACGGAAGAAATGAAGATGACCCTCGACGGGAAGTATTTGATGGAAGCGCTGAGATCGGTGAAGGAAGAGACCGTGACCCTGCAATTCGGGGGCATCATGAAGCCCGTGATCATACGCCCAGAAGGCAATGCCACCCATCTTCAGCTTATTTCACCGGTCAGGGCTTACTAG
- a CDS encoding NUDIX hydrolase, whose amino-acid sequence MNIVPNTIAVVSVTLTQGDQVFLIQEDKPGIRGKWNFPGGRIEAGEDIADAAWREVKEETGYSVRLTSTTGVYPFISDTGSRIVLFHFTGVVNGGTFRPAEGEIQDGKWMPLAELEAMDEADLREPATLRNIIDHMKNDDLYPVDLYAGLRPEVS is encoded by the coding sequence ATGAATATCGTACCGAATACGATCGCAGTCGTCAGCGTCACCCTCACCCAGGGCGATCAAGTGTTTTTGATCCAAGAGGATAAACCAGGGATCAGGGGCAAGTGGAATTTTCCCGGAGGACGGATTGAAGCAGGGGAAGACATTGCCGACGCTGCCTGGAGGGAAGTGAAGGAAGAGACGGGGTACTCCGTCCGCCTCACTTCGACGACAGGCGTTTACCCATTCATCAGTGATACCGGCAGCCGCATCGTCCTGTTCCATTTCACCGGCGTGGTGAATGGGGGAACCTTCCGCCCGGCAGAAGGGGAAATCCAAGACGGGAAATGGATGCCCCTTGCCGAGCTCGAAGCGATGGACGAAGCAGATCTCAGAGAACCCGCTACCCTGCGGAACATCATCGACCACATGAAGAATGACGACCTTTACCCTGTGGATCTCTATGCAGGACTAAGGCCGGAAGTGAGCTGA
- a CDS encoding Nif3-like dinuclear metal center hexameric protein yields MRLEELVEKLNQEFEIKAYGADPAFKRFLPAAYESISFDWEAAFEEAFTSYFNGLMIRGASEVEQVFLAVFPTDHVLKRFINEGKPGDFLFMHHPLLMECGDPQGEWGRGFVPIQPDLIQQLKEKQLSVYTCHIPLDYHPTLGTSAAMAAALGMTVTDGFLANDRGEHLILIGEIEEIDSPELKETLQSVFSIPYIDCEGPSIEKICKIAVVAGCGDKVEWMEEAEKKGVQAYITGEIHCHIDSEYGRERFSKMMAYASGTGMSLIGVSHAASEYLVKKTLIKDWFEQNMGLNTTLLPQEKWWL; encoded by the coding sequence ATGAGACTGGAAGAATTGGTGGAAAAGTTGAATCAGGAGTTTGAGATCAAGGCATATGGTGCCGACCCCGCCTTTAAAAGATTCCTGCCTGCTGCGTATGAATCGATTTCATTTGATTGGGAAGCGGCGTTTGAAGAAGCGTTTACTTCGTACTTTAACGGACTTATGATTCGTGGGGCCAGTGAAGTCGAACAAGTGTTCCTTGCTGTATTTCCAACTGATCATGTGCTGAAGCGCTTCATCAACGAAGGAAAACCCGGAGATTTTCTTTTCATGCATCACCCTCTCCTTATGGAATGCGGGGATCCGCAAGGGGAATGGGGGAGAGGATTCGTTCCCATTCAACCAGATTTAATCCAACAGCTAAAGGAAAAGCAATTATCCGTTTACACATGTCATATCCCTTTGGACTACCATCCAACGTTGGGAACAAGCGCCGCCATGGCAGCTGCACTGGGTATGACGGTTACAGACGGATTTCTTGCCAATGATCGTGGTGAGCATCTGATCCTTATCGGGGAAATAGAGGAAATCGATTCCCCTGAACTGAAGGAAACCCTTCAATCGGTATTTTCCATTCCTTATATAGACTGCGAAGGACCGAGCATTGAGAAGATTTGCAAAATCGCCGTCGTAGCAGGCTGTGGTGACAAGGTGGAGTGGATGGAAGAAGCAGAGAAAAAAGGGGTTCAGGCATACATCACGGGAGAAATTCACTGCCATATCGACAGCGAATATGGCCGTGAAAGATTCTCAAAGATGATGGCATACGCCTCTGGCACCGGGATGTCCCTCATCGGTGTTTCCCATGCAGCTTCTGAATACCTCGTGAAGAAAACATTGATAAAAGACTGGTTTGAACAAAATATGGGATTGAACACTACCCTGTTGCCACAGGAGAAGTGGTGGCTTTGA
- a CDS encoding serine hydrolase domain-containing protein encodes MSKRKESLTYKLNELLLNTGVPGLGLAKFHNQTTSTISLGLAQKGKGNVTEDTLFHACSMSKYVTSMLVLKLCHQGLLSLDHPVQDYLRSWSLQSEHGPITLRHLLSHQGGIEDPEESFGVHPGRPDMVQIINGETPACPTRIEAVKPPNQEFTYSDAGFCIVQQVVEDVLDIPFETAIDKHLFRPLEMNRSMYEPTSPMTSGHDPDGTVMKDRIPHYPYAAAAGLWSTPSDLMKLVKELFRSLNGEGILFSKEYAMDMISPQGAASWAGLGVFLDGEGSSTEISSLGWGEGFQSMMVAEPLEGKAWVIMTNGNTGIHQIKGLIGDVYRLLTT; translated from the coding sequence TTGAGTAAAAGGAAAGAGTCCTTGACGTATAAACTCAATGAATTATTGCTGAACACAGGAGTACCTGGTCTGGGTCTCGCTAAATTTCACAACCAAACCACTTCCACAATCTCCCTCGGTCTGGCCCAAAAAGGCAAAGGGAACGTAACGGAAGACACCCTTTTCCACGCCTGCTCGATGTCCAAATACGTCACCTCCATGCTGGTACTGAAGCTATGCCATCAAGGATTGCTCTCACTGGATCATCCCGTTCAAGACTACCTGAGGTCCTGGTCACTCCAAAGTGAGCATGGCCCCATCACCCTGCGCCACCTCCTCAGTCATCAAGGCGGCATCGAGGATCCGGAAGAAAGCTTCGGAGTTCATCCAGGACGCCCAGACATGGTGCAGATCATTAATGGAGAAACGCCTGCATGCCCCACACGCATCGAGGCAGTCAAACCGCCAAACCAGGAGTTCACCTATTCAGATGCCGGCTTTTGCATCGTCCAACAGGTGGTGGAAGACGTACTGGATATCCCGTTTGAAACGGCAATCGACAAGCACCTCTTCCGTCCACTGGAAATGAATCGAAGCATGTACGAGCCGACTTCTCCCATGACCTCTGGACACGATCCCGATGGCACCGTCATGAAGGACCGGATACCCCATTATCCGTATGCCGCGGCAGCGGGTCTATGGAGCACGCCTTCCGACTTGATGAAACTCGTGAAGGAGCTCTTCCGTTCTTTAAACGGAGAGGGGATCTTATTTTCCAAAGAGTATGCGATGGACATGATTTCTCCGCAAGGCGCCGCATCTTGGGCAGGACTTGGCGTGTTCCTGGATGGAGAAGGAAGCTCGACGGAGATTTCTTCCCTCGGTTGGGGAGAAGGGTTTCAGTCCATGATGGTCGCCGAGCCATTGGAGGGAAAAGCATGGGTCATCATGACGAACGGCAATACGGGCATCCATCAGATAAAGGGGCTGATCGGCGATGTGTACCGACTTCTCACAACATAA
- a CDS encoding 2'-5' RNA ligase family protein produces MKKEYFIGIVPPEEYLERVQQFQNRWMGNVGVEPHITLKAQGGLLPDRRWLDGVKGVASHFRPFSLSLGEPAYFGGAILYLTVHSPDLFDLHREIVQAVSPSPEEIRQYFELEAFVPHLTLGKELYPSSIREGVGKPELEVMENQARRELAPYPRFDVTSIRVYELNTEKKQYEPLIDLPLHTG; encoded by the coding sequence GTGAAAAAGGAATACTTTATCGGTATCGTACCGCCTGAAGAATACCTGGAAAGGGTTCAACAGTTCCAGAACAGGTGGATGGGAAACGTAGGGGTGGAGCCCCACATCACCCTGAAAGCTCAAGGGGGACTATTGCCTGACCGGAGGTGGCTAGATGGGGTGAAGGGTGTGGCTTCACATTTCCGCCCGTTTTCCTTGAGTCTCGGGGAACCGGCCTATTTCGGGGGGGCCATCCTGTATCTTACTGTTCATTCCCCTGATCTTTTTGATCTTCATCGCGAGATTGTCCAGGCTGTATCCCCTTCGCCGGAAGAGATACGGCAGTACTTTGAACTGGAGGCATTCGTGCCACATCTGACACTGGGAAAGGAGCTTTATCCTTCATCCATCCGTGAAGGAGTGGGCAAACCGGAGCTTGAAGTCATGGAAAACCAAGCAAGAAGGGAACTCGCCCCATACCCGCGTTTTGATGTCACCTCCATTCGCGTATACGAATTGAATACAGAGAAAAAACAATACGAACCGCTCATCGACTTGCCGTTACACACAGGCTGA
- a CDS encoding alpha/beta fold hydrolase, producing MEKLYLIHGFMGTGQAHFSNQIEAFKDDYDVIALDLPGHGNSTVELQGDYIEGAIRFVENQIEQHGKGYVVGLSLGATLAIHLALRKPDLMKGIVLTGYSPFIPDELKDIMEEQHRHFISIEDHEPEVAKHFNNLHGEKWKKIRKVVLDRMTYDYPSVSSADLAALSVPVLILNGSIDPHEVDAVAFMKKANPAIEAGLIPGGSHIANMDCPQVYNEILRAFLEKIR from the coding sequence ATGGAAAAACTCTATCTGATTCACGGCTTCATGGGAACGGGGCAAGCCCATTTCTCCAACCAGATCGAAGCCTTCAAAGATGACTACGACGTCATAGCACTAGATCTTCCCGGCCACGGGAATTCAACCGTAGAGCTTCAAGGGGATTACATAGAAGGCGCCATCCGCTTTGTTGAAAACCAGATTGAACAACACGGAAAAGGCTATGTGGTCGGTTTGTCACTCGGGGCAACCCTGGCCATCCATCTCGCCCTCCGTAAACCGGATCTGATGAAGGGGATTGTCCTCACCGGCTATTCCCCATTCATCCCTGATGAGCTAAAAGACATCATGGAAGAGCAGCACCGCCATTTCATCAGCATTGAAGATCACGAGCCGGAAGTCGCTAAACATTTCAACAATCTGCACGGAGAAAAGTGGAAGAAGATCCGGAAGGTCGTCCTCGACCGGATGACCTACGACTATCCTTCCGTGAGCTCCGCCGACCTTGCTGCTCTGTCGGTACCGGTCCTCATCCTGAACGGAAGCATCGACCCCCACGAAGTCGATGCCGTCGCATTCATGAAGAAGGCCAACCCAGCCATCGAGGCGGGGCTCATCCCGGGTGGCAGCCATATTGCCAATATGGACTGTCCTCAGGTGTACAATGAGATTTTGCGAGCATTCTTAGAGAAGATTCGATAG
- a CDS encoding GNAT family N-acetyltransferase: MNPAFTGKGTGAAFTAFILKEIRRDTSLPIRLSVATFNNRAIAVYEKLGFRKVDDFRTRSAEFITMVENRG, from the coding sequence ATGAATCCGGCCTTCACCGGGAAAGGGACGGGGGCCGCTTTCACGGCCTTTATACTAAAAGAGATCCGGAGGGATACGTCCTTGCCGATCAGGCTTTCCGTGGCGACGTTCAATAACCGCGCCATTGCTGTGTATGAAAAGCTTGGGTTCCGGAAAGTAGATGACTTCCGCACCCGCAGCGCCGAGTTCATTACAATGGTTGAAAATCGGGGGTAA
- a CDS encoding nucleotidyltransferase domain-containing protein: MIELQSIGSVCRVDKNGVFLNDSSLERVHPTFRPVVEELTERIADGFGDRIHSVYLRGSLPRGLGVEGISDIDLLVVTHQPLTDKTKSRLQDLDTDSHPLINGVEFAVCTLNELLEPRRFHLISFMIKVYGVHLYGENLQPVLPDFRPDAELARDHIASISDQIVLAVSDLKGNEDPDDVMDCCTWIMKLIIRCGMAFVMRKKEPTPGTYILRISYSHRTTLRRK; the protein is encoded by the coding sequence ATGATAGAACTTCAATCGATTGGCTCGGTCTGCCGGGTAGATAAAAATGGAGTGTTCTTGAATGATTCGAGTCTGGAACGGGTGCATCCCACTTTCAGGCCCGTGGTGGAAGAATTGACGGAACGAATCGCTGACGGATTTGGGGATAGGATTCACAGCGTGTATTTGAGGGGATCACTGCCGAGGGGGCTCGGCGTGGAGGGGATATCGGACATCGACCTGCTGGTGGTCACCCATCAACCGTTGACGGACAAAACCAAATCCCGCCTGCAAGACTTGGACACCGATTCACACCCGCTGATCAACGGGGTCGAATTCGCCGTATGCACGCTGAATGAACTCTTGGAGCCCCGGCGCTTCCACCTGATTTCGTTCATGATCAAGGTGTATGGCGTGCATCTTTATGGAGAAAACCTCCAGCCTGTTCTCCCCGACTTCCGTCCAGATGCAGAGCTTGCCCGTGACCATATCGCGTCCATTTCCGACCAGATTGTCCTTGCGGTAAGTGACCTGAAGGGAAATGAAGACCCGGACGATGTGATGGACTGCTGCACGTGGATCATGAAGCTGATCATCCGGTGCGGAATGGCCTTTGTGATGAGGAAGAAAGAACCTACACCCGGGACCTATATCCTGCGTATCAGCTATTCTCATCGCACTACCCTGAGAAGGAAATGA
- a CDS encoding YunG family protein, with the protein MEKKTIEKGLREAWSIKSSSKWTAGNPARGQCGVTALVIHDHLGGEIAKTTIEGSWHFYNIIDGIRQDFTVSQFERIPDYEDRPSSRAEAFADTNEEQYKSLKEAFQRVIKP; encoded by the coding sequence ATGGAGAAAAAAACCATAGAAAAAGGATTGCGCGAGGCATGGTCCATCAAGAGTAGCTCGAAGTGGACAGCGGGAAATCCGGCAAGGGGGCAGTGCGGGGTGACGGCTCTCGTCATCCATGATCACCTTGGTGGTGAAATCGCCAAAACCACAATTGAAGGAAGCTGGCATTTTTACAATATCATAGACGGCATTCGTCAAGATTTCACGGTTTCCCAGTTTGAGAGGATCCCTGACTACGAGGATCGTCCCTCATCTAGAGCCGAAGCGTTTGCTGATACAAATGAAGAGCAGTACAAGAGTCTCAAGGAGGCGTTCCAAAGGGTGATCAAGCCATGA